One stretch of Caloenas nicobarica isolate bCalNic1 chromosome 2, bCalNic1.hap1, whole genome shotgun sequence DNA includes these proteins:
- the FZD8 gene encoding frizzled-8 produces MEWSYLLEITSLLAALSLLQRAGCAAASAAAAASSSSSAKELSCQEITVPLCKGIGYNYTYMPNQFNHDTQDEAGLEVHQFWPLVEIQCSSDLRFFLCSMYTPICLEDYKKPLPPCRSVCERAKAGCAPLMRQYGFAWPDRMRCDRLPEQGSPDTLCMDYNRTDLTTAAPPPAKPPLRGAKPGGPAKAPPAAPPAEAPRKPRPPPPCEPGCQCRAPMVSVSSERHPLYNRVKTGQIANCALPCHNPYFSPDERAFTAFWIGLWSVLCFLSTFATVSTFLIDMERFKYPERPIIFLAACYLFVSLGYLVRLVAGHEKVACSGGAGAGGAGAGAAGAGGGAAAGAAAAGGRGAAGGAAELQPELAVAEHVRYESTGPALCTVVFLLVYFFGMASSIWWVILSLTWFLAAGMKWGNEAIAGYAQYFHLAAWLLPSVKSIAVLALSSVDGDPVAGICYVGNQSLENLRGFVLAPLLIYLAIGSMFLLAGFVSLFRIRSVIKQQGGPTKTHKLEKLMIRLGLFTVLYTVPAASVVACLFYEQHNRPRWEATHNCPCLRDQQPDQARRPDYAVFMLKYFMCLVVGITSGVWVWSGKTLESWRALCTRCCWASKGAAVAGGTGAGAGGQAAIAAAGGLGAGGGGSLYSDVSTGLTWRSGTASSVSYPKQMPLSQV; encoded by the coding sequence ATGGAGTGGAGTTACCTGTTGGAAATCACCTCGCTGCTCGCcgccctgtccctgctgcagcgCGCCGGCTGCGCCGCCgcctcggccgccgccgccgcgtcctcctcctcctcggccaAGGAGCTGTCGTGCCAGGAGATCACCGtgccgctctgcaagggcaTCGGCTACAACTACACGTACATGCCCAACCAGTTCAACCACGACACGCAGGACGAGGCCGGGCTGGAGGTGCACCAGTTCTGGCCGCTGGTGGAGATCCAGTGCTCTAGCGACCTGcgcttcttcctctgcagcatgtACACCCCCATCTGCCTGGAGGACTACAAGAAGCCGCTGCCGCCCTGCCGCAGCGTCTGCGAGCGGGCCAAGGCCGGCTGCGCCCCGCTCATGCGCCAGTACGGCTTCGCCTGGCCCGACAGGATGCGCTGCGACCGCCTCCCTGAGCAGGGCAGCCCGGACACGCTCTGCATGGACTACAACCGCACGGACCTCACcacggccgccccgccgcccgccaaGCCCCCGCTCCGCGGCGCCAAGCCCGGCGGCCCTGCCAAGGcacctcccgccgccccgccggccgaGGCCCCGCGCaagccgcggccgccgccgccctgcGAGCCGGGCTGCCAGTGCCGAGCGCCCATGGTGTCGGTGTCCAGCGAGCGGCACCCGCTCTACAACCGCGTCAAGACGGGGCAGATCGCCAACTGCGCCCTGCCCTGCCACAACCCCTACTTCAGCCCCGACGAGCGCGCCTTCACCGCCTTCTGGATCGGGCTCTGGTCCGTGCTCTGCTTCCTCTCCACCTTCGCCACCGTCTCCACCTTCCTCATCGACATGGAGCGCTTCAAGTATCCCGAGCGCCCCATCATCTTCCTGGCCGCCTGCTATCTCTTCGTCTCCCTGGGCTACCTGGTGCGCCTGGTGGCCGGGCACGAGAAGGTGGCGtgcagcggcggggcgggggcgggcggcgcgggggccggggcggcgggggctggcggcggcgcggcggcgggggcggcggcggcgggggggcgcggggcggcgggcggcgcggccgaGCTGCAGCCGGAGCTGGCGGTGGCCGAGCACGTGCGGTACGAGAGCACCGGCCCGGCGCTGTGCACCGTGGTCTTCCTGCTCGTCTACTTCTTCGGCATGGCCAGCTCCATCTGGTGGGTCATCCTCTCCCTCACCTGGTTCCTCGCCGCTGGCATGAAGTGGGGCAACGAGGCCATTGCTGGCTATGCTCAGTATTTCCACCTGgccgcctggctgctccccagTGTCAAGTCCATTGCCGTGTTGGCGCTCAGCTCTGTGGACGGGGACCCCGTGGCTGGCATCTGCTACGTGGGCAACCAGAGCCTGGAGAACTTGCGGGGCTTTGTGCTGGCACCACTGCTCATCTACTTGGCCATTGGCTCCATGTTCCTGCTCGCCGGCTTCGTCTCGCTCTTCCGCATCCGCAGCGTCATCAAGCAGCAGGGTGGCCCCACCAAGACCCACAAGTTGGAGAAGCTGATGATACGTCTGGGCCTCTTCACCGTGCTCTACACTGTGCCAGCTGCCAGCGTGGTTGCCTGTCTCTTTTACGAGCAGCACAACCGGCCCCGCTGGGAGGCCACGCACAACTGCCCCTGCCTGCGCGACCAGCAGCCTGATCAGGCCCGCCGCCCGGACTACGCTGTCTTCATGCTCAAGTACTTCATGTGCCTGGTGGTGGGCATCACCTCTGGTGTTTGGGTCTGGTCTGGCAAGACCCTCGAGTCCTGGAGGGCCCTCTGCACCCGCTGCTGCTGGGCCAGCAAAGGTGCTGCCGTggctgggggcacaggggcaggagcaggcggGCAGGCGGCAATCGCTGCAGCAGGAGGACTtggggctggaggtggtggCTCCCTCTACAGCGATGTCAGCACCGGCCTGACGTGGAGGTCAGGCACCGCCAGCTCTGTCTCCTACCCCAAGCAGATGCCCTTGTCTCAAGTGTGA